The sequence below is a genomic window from Paenibacillus silvisoli.
TATGCCGGAAGGCGGACGGGTCGGCTATTTATTTAAAGGAGTTGACGACGTAAAATGACGCTGACACTCATTCAAGTCGGGCTGGGCATGCACGGCTTCGGCGTAGCGCAGCATTTCGTCAATGCCTCCGCGGACTTCACGTATGCCGGCGTCGTGGAAATCAACCCGGAGCGGCTGAAACTATGCGCGGCCGAGCTTGGCGTGCCGGCGGAGCTTAGCTTTACCGATTATAAGGAAGCGTTTGCGGCGGTGGAAGCGGACGCCGTCTTCGTCACGGCGGCTTCGCCTTACCACTATGCGATTTGCAAAGCGGCCTTGGAGCACGGCTTGCACGTGCTCGTTGAGAAGCCGTTCGTGCTCGATATGGGCGAAGCGTGCGAGCTCGTCGAGCTGGCGAAGCAGAAGGGTCTCATTCTGATGGTCAGCCAAAATTACAGGTACCAGAACCATGTGCTCTCGCTCAAAAACGCCATCGGCGAAGTCGGCCGGCCGCTCTTCGTGCAGGCGCAATTTTTCTACGATCATTTCGGCAAAGACTATCAGCAGGTGATGGACAATTTCATGCTGCTCGAGATGGCGGTTCACCATGTGGACATGATTCGCTACTTGTTCGAATCTAATATTAGCACCGTGTCAGGCAAAACGTGGAACATCGAAGGCAGCATGTACAACGGCCATCCGAACGTGCAGGCCAGCATGGAGCTTGAGAACGGCATGCCGGTTTTCTACCTGGGCAGCCTCGTTTCGAAAGGCTTGTCGTCGCCCTGGGAAGGCGAATGGCGCATCCAATGCCAAGAAGGCTCGATCCATCTGGGCGATCTCGGCCAAGGCTACGGCGTTTACATCGTCGACGCGGAGCAAAATAAACGGTTCATCG
It includes:
- a CDS encoding Gfo/Idh/MocA family protein, yielding MTLTLIQVGLGMHGFGVAQHFVNASADFTYAGVVEINPERLKLCAAELGVPAELSFTDYKEAFAAVEADAVFVTAASPYHYAICKAALEHGLHVLVEKPFVLDMGEACELVELAKQKGLILMVSQNYRYQNHVLSLKNAIGEVGRPLFVQAQFFYDHFGKDYQQVMDNFMLLEMAVHHVDMIRYLFESNISTVSGKTWNIEGSMYNGHPNVQASMELENGMPVFYLGSLVSKGLSSPWEGEWRIQCQEGSIHLGDLGQGYGVYIVDAEQNKRFIAYEDGPLPDSKQGIHSVLAEFAARIQDGGEPALSGRDNLHTLAALIAFADSSKTGSVTRPASYVK